The following proteins come from a genomic window of Nicotiana tomentosiformis chromosome 12, ASM39032v3, whole genome shotgun sequence:
- the LOC104117273 gene encoding uncharacterized protein yields the protein MTEDYKALQTIERREIRYQTLNHINDILPSMDHDVNEYELIPKIIRPSTAAKEAKEIHFERSIIISEDDILLHTKLNKNQLIAYNVITESIFSNKSGELFIDGLGGTRKTFLYRALLAIVRSIGYIALETATSGVAASILPGGRTTHSRFKIPIVIDENANCNISKESSFAGLIRDAKLIVWNEVSMAKKGMLEVFNLLLKDFMDTNVLFGEKVVVLGGDFRQTLPVVHYEKKKKISLVKVYYILVFGINLKT from the coding sequence ATGACCGAAGACTATAAAGCGTTGCAAACTATTGAAAGAAGAGAAATTCGATATCAAACTCTGAACCATATCAATGACATTTTACCTTCCATGgatcatgatgtaaatgagtatgaactTATCCCAAAAATTATCAGGCCATCTACGGCAGCAAAAGAGGCAAAAGAGATCCATTTTGAAAGATCTATTATTATTAGCGAAGATGATATACTGTTACACACGAAATTAAACAAAAATCAACTGATTGCATATAATGTGATTACTGAAAGTATATTTTCGAATAAATCGGGTGAATTATTCATAGATGGTCTAGGAGGAACACGAAAAACTTTTTTGTACCGTGCTTTATTAGCAATTGTACGATCTATAGGATATATAGCTTTAGAAACAGCTACTTCTGGTGTTGCTGCTTCTATTCTCCCGGGAGGACGTACTACACATTCGCGTTTCAAAATTCCTATTGTCATCGATGAAAATGCCAATTGTAACATTAGCAAAGAAAGCTCATTTGCAGGTTTAATTCGAGACGCAAAATTGATTGTGTGGAATGAAGTATCTATGGCCAAAaaaggaatgttggaagtttttAATCTACTGTTAAAAGATTTTATGGATACAAATGTGTTATTTGGCGAAAAAGTTGTAGTTTTAGGAGGTGATTTCAGACAAACTCTTCCCGTTGTACACTacgaaaagaagaagaagatttcaTTAGTGAAAGTTTATTATATTTTGGTATTTGGAATAAACTTGAAAACTTAA